Proteins from a genomic interval of Medicago truncatula cultivar Jemalong A17 chromosome 3, MtrunA17r5.0-ANR, whole genome shotgun sequence:
- the LOC120579507 gene encoding ATP-dependent DNA helicase PIF1-like, whose product MNSYMSTNGNTFSIVVVMNLCRLNVFGGMYGIANAFNETKLLINPNIEECCNYKKGTYPSLLENVSDISFFQDRAILAPTNDIVDSLNNFILSMISGEKKTYLSADSPSTHDENINGPDHILTPEFLTTVKSSGLPNHELNLKVGVPIMLLRNIDQPLGLCNGTHLIITQMGNFVLKAKIISGNSIGQKVYIPRLTLSPSPSDTKLSFTFQHKQFPIMVSFAMTINKSQGQSLKNVGIYLPEPIFSHGQLYVALSCVTSRAGLKMLMCDDEGRVSNKTNNVVYKEVFQNLR is encoded by the exons ATGAATAGCTATATGAGCACAAATGGAAATACTTTTTCAATTGTAGTTGTTATGAATCTATGTCGACTTAATGTTTTTGGTG GTATGTATGGGATTGCCAATGCATTCAATGAAACCAAGTTGCTTATAAATCCCAACATTGAAGAATGTTGCAACTACAAGAAAGG CACATATCCATCACTTTTGGAGAATGTGAgtgatatttcattttttcaagaTAGGGCAATTTTAGCACCTAccaatgatattgttgattcactaaacaatttcattttatcGATGATTTCTGGTGAGAAAAAAACATACTTAAGTGCTGATAGTCCGTCTACACatgatgaaaatattaatgGTCCTGATCATATTCTAACTCCAGAATTTTTGACCACCGTCAAATCTTCAGGTTTGCCAAACCATGAGTTAAATCTCAAGGTTGGAGTTCCAATTATGTTATTGAGAAATATTGATCAACCGTTAGGATTATGCAATGGTACGCACCTTATAATTACGCAAATGGGGAATTTCGTACTTAAGGCAAAGATAATATCAGGAAACAGTATTGGACAAAAGGTATATATCCCAAGATTGACTTTGTCTCCATCTCCATCTGATACAAAACTTTCTTTCACGTTTCAACATAAACAGTTTCCTATTATGGTCTCATTTGCGATGACTATCAATAAGAGCCAAGGACAATCTCTTAAAAATGTTGGAATATATCTTCCAGAACCCATATTTTCACACGGACAGTTATATGTTGCTCTTTCATGCGTTACTTCACGTGCTGGGCTGAAGATGCTGATGTGCGATGACGAAGGACGTGTCTCCAACAAAACTAATAATGTTGTCTACAAAGAAGTCTTTCAGAATTTAAGATAG